From Cheilinus undulatus linkage group 18, ASM1832078v1, whole genome shotgun sequence, the proteins below share one genomic window:
- the LOC121525778 gene encoding olfactomedin-4-like — protein MFGILLLLFSILSPALAWLPMEDWESGNVTSSGGELECKCSVFLPDISFPADRMQQMQQVSSDLRVEVQIQMKNMENYDGKLNVYLKELAQLSFRVAMLETSAANYVKLDFELLRIELREFEALVSQLKDSFNSSSPVLEDLLTEIHNMTNLVNQMETFDKSNLEVIRIEFAKLQRKLEECLKAQDYIEPDIGNCNHTGILSVSKPTVIQINAHLNSGYHYGGWGKDSKPVRGYESMYWYGAYSSPNVYEFYLYSDYDKLLQRSTFTHYTLPQGYVGTGNNYIVHGNTIYYQAAAPFRMSKLNMTSSVFSHMEISQASEKFTYTYSPSQYLDFSADENGLWVMYTNDEARGKIVVAKINEKSFGIEDEWTTSAYKPLAGNAFMVCGVMYATRPSDLKTEEIYYSYDTTTGEEKYMSIPIQKFQEKLVNLHYNPTDQRLYMYNDGYYVSYNVRFNKE, from the exons ATGTTTGGGATTCTGCTGCTTCTCTTTTCCATCCTGAGCCCTGCGCTGGCCTGGCTC CCGATGGAGGACTGGGAGTCAGGGAACGTGACTTCATCTGGTGGAGAACTGGAGTGTAAGTGCAGCGTGTTTCTGCCTGACATCAGCTTTCCTGCTGACCGAATGCAACAAATGCAGCAGGTCAGCTCCGACCTGAGAGTGGAGGTGCAGATCCAAATgaaaaat ATGGAGAACTATGACGGTAAGCTAAATGTCTACCTGAAGGAGCTGGCACAGCTGAGTTTCCGAGTGGCCATGCTGGAGACCAGCGCTGCCAATTACGTCAAGCTGGACTTTGAGCTGCTAAGGATCGAGCTCAGGGAGTTTGAGGCTCTGGTGTCTCAGCTCAAAGACTCCTTCAACTCCTCCTCACCCGTGCTGGAGGATCTGCTTACAGAG ATTCACAATATGACCAACCTTGTTAACCAAATGGAGACTTTTGATAAAAGCAACCTGGAAGTGATCCGCATTGAGTTTGCTAAGCTGCAGAGGAAGCTGGAGGAATGCCTGAAGGCGCAGGACTACATCGAGCCGGATATTG gcAACTGCAATCACACAGGAATCCTGAGTGTAAGCAAGCCCACAGTGATCCAAATAAATGCCCACTTGAACTCAGGATACCATTATGGCGGCTGGGGAAAAGACTCTAAGCCAGTCCGTGGCTATGAGTCGATGTACTGGTACGGCGCCTACAGCAGTCCCAATGTTTATGAGTTTTACTTGTACTCTGATTATGACAAACTCCTTCAGAGATCCACCTTCACTCATTACACGCTGCCACAAGGCTACGTAGGCACAGGGAATAATTACATTGTCCATGGTAATACAATCTACTATCAGGCTGCTGCTCCTTTCAGAATGTCCAAATTAAACATGACCTCCTCGGTGTTTAGTCACATGGAGATCTCACAGGCAAGCGAGAAATTCACCTACACCTATTCACCAAGCCAGTATCTTGATTTCTCAGCTGATGAGaatggattgtgggtaatgtataCCAATGATGAGGCAAGAGGTAAAATAGTTGTTGCTAAAATCAATGAGAAGTCATTTGGCATTGAGGATGAGTGGACCACCAGTGCATACAAGCCTCTAGCTGGTAATGCTTTCATGGTTTGTGGGGTTATGTACGCCACCAGGCCTAGTGATCTGAAGACAGAGGAGATCTATTATTCCTATGACACCACGACAGGTGAGGAGAAATACATGAGCATTCCCATCCAGAAGTTCCAGGAGAAACTCGTCAACCTGCACTATAACCCCACTGATCAGAGGCTTTACATGTACAACGATGGCTATTATGTGTCCTACAACGTGAGGTTTAACAAAGAGTGA